A single Aspergillus chevalieri M1 DNA, chromosome 3, nearly complete sequence DNA region contains:
- the GUT2 gene encoding glycerol-3-phosphate dehydrogenase GUT2 (COG:C;~EggNog:ENOG410PGEG;~InterPro:IPR031656,IPR036188,IPR006076,IPR000447, IPR038299;~PFAM:PF01266,PF16901,PF00890;~TransMembrane:1 (i12-31o);~go_component: GO:0009331 - glycerol-3-phosphate dehydrogenase complex [Evidence IEA];~go_function: GO:0004368 - glycerol-3-phosphate dehydrogenase (quinone) activity [Evidence IEA];~go_function: GO:0016491 - oxidoreductase activity [Evidence IEA];~go_process: GO:0006072 - glycerol-3-phosphate metabolic process [Evidence IEA];~go_process: GO:0055114 - oxidation-reduction process [Evidence IEA]) — MTSRFSRRLVKPLLYTSAAAAAGAGVLYISYRPRNIPGLEAPAVPPPGYREGKLVPPSFPVIKSRLEQIEELKRHSSDDNDYDLLVIGGGATGSGIALDAATRGLKVAIVERDDFSAGTSSKSTKLVHGGVRYLEKAVWELDYNQYKLVKEALRERKYFLNTAPHLSNWLPIMVPVQKWWQAPYFWAGTKFYDYLAGSEGIESSYFLTKSKAIDAFPMLRRDNVIGAMVYYDGAHNDSRMNVSLAMTAALYGSTVVNHMQVTGLTKDASGKLNGARVKDVIPGKSGPDAEEFTVRAKGIINATGPFSDSIRNMDEPGIKEIVAPSSGVHVILPGYYSPADMGLIDPSTSDGRVIFFLPWQGNTIAGTTDQPTEITPQPEPSEHDINWILKEIRGYLAPDINVERSDVLAAWSGIRPLVRDPKVKSSEALVRNHLITVSPSGLLTCAGGKWTTYRQMAEEAVDEAIDVFGLKPRHMSDVPDISGVGGSGLVSDGAVLDGSCQTHQVRLIGAHGFSKTLFINLIQHFGLETDVAKHLTESYGDRAWQVAALSSPTENRFPVRGKRISALYPFIDGEIRYAVRHEYAQTAVDVLARRTRLAFLNAEAALEALPNVIDLMGEELKWDSRRKDVEFKESVHFLRSMGLPGTFLEMSRNDVEGGKVKDVEIAERKTFSRTEPPADMLEPDVQMSIAGPKAAVSKETTPESPKGISPESPANK; from the exons ATGACTTCGCGCTTTTCTCGCAGACTCGTGAAACCCCTCCTCTACACCTCGGCTGCTGCGGCAGCAGGTGCTGGTGTTCTATACATTTCCTATCGCCCTCGCAATATCCCTGGATTGGAAGCTCCCGCAGTGCCCCCGCCAGGTTACCGTGAAGGAAAACTGGTCCCGCCTAGTTTCCCCGTGATCAAGTCCCGTTTGGAGCAGATTGAAGAACTCAAGCGCCATTCGAGCGATGATAACGATTACGACCTCCTTGTTATCGGCGGTGGTGCCACAGGGTCCGGTATTGCCCTCGATGCTGCAACTCGAGGTTTGAAGGTGGCCATTGTCGAAAGAGATGACTTCAGTGCCGGTACCAGTAGTAAGAGTACGAAACTTGTGCACGGTGGTGTCCGTTACCTAGAAAAGGCCGTCTGGGAATTGGATTATAACCA ATACAAACTCGTCAAGGAGGCCTTAAGAGAACGGAAATACTTCTTGAACACTGCTCCCCACCTTTCGAACTGGCTCCCGATCATGGTCCCCGTGCAAAAGTGGTGGCAAGCTCCGTATTTCTGGGCCGGTACCAAATTTTATGACTACCTGGCCGGTTCGGAAGGGATTGAAAGCTCTTACTTCCTCACCAAGAGTAAAGCGATTGATGCGTTTCCAATGTTGAGGAGAGACAATGTGATCGGTGCCATGGTTTACTACG ATGGTGCTCACAATGATTCACGCATGAACGTCTCTCTTGCCATGACGGCTGCGCTGTACGGTAGTACCGTTGTCAATCACATGCAGGTTACTGGTCTGACCAAGGACGCGTCTGGTAAATTGAATGGTGCCCGCGTCAAGGATGTTATTCCCGGAAAGAGTGGCCCGGATGCTGAAGAATTCACCGTTAGGGCTAAGGGCATCATCAACGCAACTGGTCCCTTCAGTGATTCCATCAGAAATATGGACGAGCCTGGTATCAAAGAGATCGTGGCTCCCAGCTCTGGTGTCCACGTCATCCTTCCCGGATACTATAGCCCTGCCGACATGGGTTTAATTGACCCGTCTACATCTGATGGCCGTGTTATCTTCTTCCTTCCCTGGCAAGGAAACACTATTGCCGGTACCACCGACCAACCTACCGAGATCACGCCTCAACCTGAACCGTCGGAACATGATATCAACTGGATTCTTAAGGAAATCCGTGGATACTTGGCTCCTGATATCAATGTTGAGCGGAGCGATGTCCTTGCCGCCTGGTCTGGAATCCGTCCCTTGGTTCGCGACCCCAAGGTGAAGAGCTCCGAGGCATTGGTCCGTAACCATCTCATCACTGTTTCTCCCTCTGGTCTGTTGACCTGCGCTGGTGGAAAGTGGACCACTTACCGTCAGATGGCCGAAGAAGCGGTTGATGAAGCGATCGACGTGTTCGGCCTCAAACCTCGTCACATGTCAGACGTCCCTGACATTAGCGGTGTCGGAGGCAGTGGCCTTGTTTCGGACGGCGCGGTTCTTGATGGCTCTTGCCAAACCCACCAGGTCCGTCTGATCGGTGCACATGGTTTCTCTAAGACCCTCTTCATCAACCTGATCCAGCACTTCGGACTCGAAACCGACGTGGCCAAGCATCTTACCGAGTCCTATGGTGACCGTGCTTGGCAGGTTGCGGCTTTGTCATCCCCTACTGAGAACCGTTTCCCCGTTCGGGGAAAGCGCATTTCCGCATTGTATCCCTTCATTGACGGCGAGATTCGCTACGCTGTCCGCCATGAATATGCCCAGACTGCCGTTGATGTCCTTGCTCGTCGGACTCGCTTGGCATTCCTGAACGCCGAGGCAGCCCTTGAGGCGCTTCCCAATGTGATCGATCTGATGGGCGAAGAGCTGAAGTGGGATTCTCGCCGAAAGGACGTTGAATTCAAGGAATCGGTCCATTTCCTTCGATCGATGGGTCTTCCCGGGACTTTCCTCGAGATGTCCAGAAACGATGTCGAAGGTGGTAAGGTCAAGGATGTCGAGATTGCCGAGCGAAAGACATTCTCCAGAACTG AACCCCCAGCAGACATGTTGGAGCCTGATGTGCAGATGAGCATTGCAGGCCCAAAAGCGGCAGTCTCCAAAGAGACAACTCCGGAGTCGCCCAAAGGAATAAGCCCTGAATCCCCAGCAAACAAATAG